The DNA region GCCACACGAGGGTTTAGCCATGCTCCGGATATCATGCCTCAAAAACCCGGACGCTATCAAATAGAAGTCTATCCTCATCCAGCGATCGTGAATTTATTTGGACTAGAGCGGATTTTGAAGTACAAAAAAGGCAAGGTGGGCGATCGCCGGTTAGAATTATCTAAACTGCGAAAGTTTATCGGCGATCGACTTCCCCAGCGCCAACCCCCCCTGGCTGTTCTTCATTTACCCGATATCCCAGAAACAGGAAAAGCCCTTAAAACAGTTGAAGATCAACTCGATAGTCTCATCTGTGCCTATATCGGCGCTTATTGGTGGTATTGGGGAACCGAAAAAAACTGGGTACTTGGAGACCTCAGTTCTGGATATATCATCGTCCCCCAACCTGATACCCCAGGGTAAAATCTGATGTTCTTACATGACCTATTCTCCCTTGACTATTGACCTTCTTCAGATTTTAAATAAAACGGAAACACCATACTCTGCTGAGTGTAATTAGCTCGAATTTCATATTGAATCATCAGGTCAACTCGACCTTCTTCTTGACGGGGAATCGTTAGCACTTTAATCACCGTAATTCGGGGTTCCCACTGTTCC from Roseofilum reptotaenium CS-1145 includes:
- a CDS encoding DUF429 domain-containing protein; translated protein: MKFLGIDLGWRSGATGLCCLEWSAGQLHLVDLTTEIDLDRILAWIDRQVPPETPGLIAVDAPTLIPNLTGMRLCDRLTHRYFGKYDAGCYPANQQRPFAERTTGFGESLATRGFSHAPDIMPQKPGRYQIEVYPHPAIVNLFGLERILKYKKGKVGDRRLELSKLRKFIGDRLPQRQPPLAVLHLPDIPETGKALKTVEDQLDSLICAYIGAYWWYWGTEKNWVLGDLSSGYIIVPQPDTPG